In the genome of Drosophila pseudoobscura strain MV-25-SWS-2005 chromosome 3, UCI_Dpse_MV25, whole genome shotgun sequence, one region contains:
- the LOC6898222 gene encoding odorant receptor 98a-like, which yields MLINLLKEPLPWNLMSSPEAFKYLEYAMILMGWTPPQEGWKPFRIILTIVISFWWILYVPIGVFITFFVELKTLSPSEALSVLQVGINAGGFPLKMIIMRLNMWRYHKIKELLGRMDKRCINITERLEVHRWVARCNIVYLIYQFMYTAYTLSTFFTAIFSGVLPFRLYNPFIDWRESTMNLWIASVLELIPMNGIVSQTYMMDVFPLLYGLILRCHVKLLRQRIENLCSDPRKSDDENNEDLVFCIKDHKLILEYVSVMRPVIETIIFVQFLLIGLLLGITMLNLFFFADFWAKLAIAAYINGLIIQTFPFCFTCDLLKDDCESLAFAIFHSHWKSSSRRYKSSLIYFLHNAQMPISFTAGSIFPIGLKTNITVAKLAFSVVTFVQQLNIADKLRKE from the exons ATGCTGATTAACTTGTTGAAAGAGCCACTTCCGTGGAATCTTATGTCCTCGCCAGAGGCGTTCAAGTACCTTGAGTACGCCATGATCTTAATGGGATGGACACCGCCACAAGAAGGATGGAAACCCTTCAGAATAATACTGACGATTGTCATTAGTTTTTGGTGGATTCTCTACGTTCCAATCGGAGTCTTCATCACTTTTTTCGTGGAGTTGAAAACCTTATCTCCAAGTGAAGCGCTGTCAGTGCTGCAGGTCGGAATCAACGCAGGGGGGTTTCCTTTGAAGATGATTATCATGAGACTCAATATGTGGCGCTACCACAAGATCAAGGAGCTCCTTGGCCGCATGGACAAGCGTTGCATCAACATCACGGAGCGCCTGGAGGTGCACCGCTGGGTGGCACGATGCAACATTGTCTATCTCATCTACCAGTTTATGTACACCGCCTATACGCTATCGACTTTTTTCACGGCAATCTTTTCGGGAGTGCTGCCATTTCGCCTCTACAATCCATTCATTGATTGGCGCGAGAGCACAATGAATCTTTGGATAGCTTCAGTGCTGGAATTAATACCCATGAACGGCATAGTTAGTCAAACATATATGATGGATGTGTTTCCCCTTCTGTACGGTCTGATTCTACGGTGCCACGTAAAGCTCCTCAGGCAGAGAATCGAGAACCTTTGCTCGGACCCTCGCAAGAGTGATGATGAAAACAATGAGGATCTTGTGTTTTGTATCAAGGATCACAAACTTATTCTTGA ATACGTCTCTGTGATGCGTCCTGTGATCGAAACTATCATCTTTGTGCAATTCCTGCTTATCGGTCTGCTCCTGGGGATAACCATGCTCAATCTTTTCTTCTTTGCCGACTTCTGGGCAAAGTTGGCTATAGCGGCGTATATAAATGGCCTGATTATTCAGACATTTCCCTTCTGCTTCACATGTGACCTCTTGAAGGATGACTGTGAGTCCTTGGCCTTCGCCATATTTCACTCCCACTGGAAGAGCTCAAGTCGTAGATATAAATCTTCGTTGATTTACTTCCTGCACAATGCCCAGATGCCGATCTCTTTCACCGCCGGATCTATATTCCCCATTGGCTTGAAAACCAACATCACC GTTGCCAAGTTGGCCTTTTCGGTGGTTACATTTGTGCAGCAGTTGAATATAGCTGACAAACTAAGGAAGGAATAG
- the LOC117183690 gene encoding odorant receptor 98a-like, with protein MIIMRLNMWRYHKIKELLGRMDKRCINITERLEVHRWVARCNIVYPIYQFMYTAYTLSTFFTAIFSGVLPFHLYNPFIDWRESTMNLWIASVLELIPMNGIVSQTYMMDVFPLLYGLILRCHVKLLRQRIENLCSDPRKSDDENNEDLMFCIKDHKLILEYVSVMRPVIETIIFVQFLLIGLLLGITMLNLFFFADFWAKLAIAAYINGLIIQTFPFCFTCDLLKDDCESLAFAIFHSHWKSSSRRYKSSLIYFLHNAQMPISFTAGSIFPIGLNTNITVAKLAFSVVTFVQQLNIADKLRKE; from the exons ATGATTATCATGAGACTCAATATGTGGCGCTACCACAAGATCAAGGAGCTCCTTGGCCGCATGGACAAGCGTTGCATCAACATCACGGAGCGCCTGGAGGTGCACCGCTGGGTGGCACGATGCAACATTGTCTATCCCATCTACCAGTTTATGTACACCGCCTATACGCTATCGACTTTTTTCACGGCAATCTTTTCGGGAGTGCTGCCATTTCACCTCTACAATCCATTCATTGATTGGCGCGAGAGCACAATGAATCTTTGGATAGCTTCAGTGCTGGAATTAATACCCATGAACGGCATAGTTAGTCAAACATATATGATGGATGTGTTTCCCCTTCTGTACGGTCTGATTCTACGGTGCCACGTAAAGCTCCTCAGGCAGAGAATCGAGAACCTTTGCTCGGACCCTCGTAAGAGTGATGATGAAAACAATGAGGATCTTATGTTTTGTATCAAGGATCACAAACTTATTCTTGA ATACGTCTCTGTAATGCGTCCTGTGATCGAAACTATCATCTTTGTGCAATTCCTGCTTATCGGTCTGCTCCTGGGGATAACCATGCTCAATCTTTTCTTCTTTGCCGACTTCTGGGCAAAGTTGGCTATAGCGGCGTATATAAATGGCCTGATTATTCAGACATTTCCCTTCTGCTTCACATGTGACCTCTTGAAGGATGACTGTGAGTCCTTGGCCTTCGCCATATTTCACTCCCACTGGAAGAGCTCAAGTCGTAGATATAAATCTTCGTTGATTTACTTCCTGCACAATGCCCAGATGCCGATCTCTTTCACCGCCGGATCTATATTCCCCATAGGCTTGAACACCAACATCACC GTTGCCAAGCTGGCCTTTTCGGTGGTTACATTTGTGCAGCAGCTGAATATAGCTGACAAACTAAGGAAGGAATAG